In a genomic window of beta proteobacterium MWH-UniP1:
- a CDS encoding trypsin-like peptidase domain-containing protein: protein MARRIWLIFAQATTLALAALFVVLTFKPHWVANLGTNPTLTGSGDLGLREGGAPIAAHGFRDAAARAMPAVVYIFTTQKQIPNHPLLDDPILRRFFKDAPGREPTSGLGSGVIVSEKGYVLTNHHVIQGADQIEVGLADGRRAKAALVGSDPETDLAVLKISLSKLPVIAFGRPADARVGDTVLAIGNPFGVGQTVTQGIISALGRTRLGINTYENFIQTDAAINPGNSGGALVDTQGHLLGINTAIYTRSGGNQGIGFAIPADTARTVMEALVTKGKVSRGYIGVEPRDAPEGDGSLIAGVLRNGPADQAGIQPGDIVVAVNDRNVRNMTELMQTVAAISPGSQAKFKLQRQGKTAEVLVKIAERPSSAQR from the coding sequence ATGGCAAGACGCATTTGGTTGATTTTCGCTCAGGCAACAACCCTGGCTTTGGCGGCACTTTTCGTGGTGTTGACCTTCAAGCCCCATTGGGTTGCCAACCTTGGGACCAATCCCACGCTCACGGGTTCCGGTGATCTTGGCCTGCGTGAAGGTGGTGCCCCGATTGCTGCGCACGGTTTTCGTGATGCAGCCGCCCGGGCCATGCCTGCCGTGGTCTACATCTTTACCACCCAGAAGCAGATCCCGAACCACCCCCTGCTGGATGACCCAATTCTGCGCCGGTTCTTTAAAGACGCTCCCGGCCGGGAACCCACGTCTGGCTTAGGCTCTGGGGTGATCGTGTCAGAAAAAGGCTATGTGTTGACCAACCACCATGTGATCCAGGGGGCCGATCAGATTGAGGTGGGCTTGGCCGACGGCCGGCGGGCCAAGGCCGCCTTGGTGGGTTCAGACCCCGAGACCGACCTGGCCGTATTAAAAATTTCACTGTCAAAGTTACCCGTGATTGCCTTTGGCCGGCCGGCAGATGCCAGGGTTGGCGACACCGTCTTGGCCATTGGTAATCCGTTTGGTGTGGGCCAGACCGTGACCCAAGGCATCATCAGTGCCCTTGGCCGCACCAGGCTTGGCATCAACACCTATGAAAACTTTATCCAGACCGATGCAGCCATCAATCCGGGCAATTCCGGCGGGGCCTTGGTCGATACCCAGGGGCATCTGCTTGGGATTAACACGGCGATCTACACGCGCTCGGGCGGCAATCAGGGCATTGGCTTTGCCATTCCTGCAGACACCGCCCGAACCGTCATGGAGGCACTGGTCACCAAGGGCAAGGTCAGCCGCGGTTATATCGGCGTTGAACCGCGGGACGCGCCGGAAGGAGATGGCAGCCTGATTGCCGGCGTGCTGCGCAATGGGCCAGCCGATCAGGCCGGCATACAGCCTGGCGATATTGTGGTGGCCGTGAACGACCGCAATGTCCGCAATATGACAGAACTGATGCAGACTGTTGCCGCGATTTCGCCCGGCAGCCAGGCGAAATTTAAATTACAGCGGCAAGGGAAAACTGCTGAGGTTCTTGTAAAAATCGCCGAACGGCCAAGTTCAGCGCAGCGATAG
- the hisH gene encoding imidazole glycerol phosphate synthase subunit HisH, with the protein MIAIVDYGSGNLRSVLRAFHAVAPNADVQIVSDPQAVLRAERVVFPGQGAMPDCMASLARSGLKEAIIEACRSKPFFGICVGEQMLFDHSEEGNTAGLAVMPGDVVKFTPDRGARDAAGAPLKVPHMGWNEVHWRWNHPVTAGLPTGGWFYFVHSFHAEPRNPEHVLGESEYGIRFTCAVARDNIVATQFHPEKSAAAGLKLLSNFVTWKP; encoded by the coding sequence TTGATCGCGATCGTTGACTACGGCTCGGGAAATCTTCGAAGCGTCCTGAGGGCCTTTCACGCAGTAGCCCCCAATGCCGATGTGCAGATCGTCTCGGACCCACAGGCGGTCTTGCGTGCCGAGCGGGTGGTCTTCCCCGGCCAGGGCGCTATGCCAGATTGCATGGCAAGTCTGGCCCGCTCTGGGCTAAAGGAAGCCATTATTGAAGCCTGCCGCAGCAAACCCTTTTTTGGTATCTGTGTCGGTGAGCAGATGCTCTTTGATCACAGCGAAGAGGGGAACACGGCAGGACTCGCCGTCATGCCGGGCGATGTTGTGAAATTTACGCCAGACCGTGGCGCACGCGATGCAGCAGGTGCCCCACTGAAAGTCCCCCACATGGGCTGGAACGAAGTCCATTGGCGATGGAACCATCCAGTAACCGCAGGGCTACCCACTGGCGGCTGGTTTTACTTTGTACACAGTTTTCATGCCGAACCCCGCAATCCCGAGCATGTTTTGGGTGAAAGTGAGTATGGAATACGCTTTACCTGTGCTGTAGCGAGAGATAACATCGTTGCAACGCAGTTTCACCCGGAAAAAAGTGCTGCTGCCGGGCTGAAACTTTTGTCGAATTTTGTCACTTGGAAACCGTAA
- a CDS encoding phosphoribosyl-ATP diphosphatase: MPNQSNAQPQQQPADRELQDPAHVLARLADVIASRKGLDPSSSYVARLLAAAPDAALKKIGEEAAEVIMAAKDGVAERTVSEMADLWFHCLVALVQAGLRPEQVLAELARREGISGLDEKAARKAQSKS; the protein is encoded by the coding sequence ATGCCCAATCAATCAAATGCTCAGCCCCAACAGCAGCCCGCCGATCGTGAGCTGCAAGACCCTGCCCATGTGTTGGCCCGGTTGGCCGATGTCATCGCCAGTCGCAAAGGCCTGGATCCATCGAGTTCATATGTGGCCCGGCTTTTGGCGGCGGCCCCGGATGCTGCGCTCAAAAAAATTGGGGAAGAGGCCGCTGAGGTCATCATGGCCGCCAAAGACGGCGTCGCTGAGCGCACGGTCAGCGAGATGGCCGATCTCTGGTTTCACTGTCTGGTGGCCTTGGTGCAGGCGGGCCTTCGGCCCGAACAGGTCTTGGCTGAACTTGCCCGCCGGGAGGGCATCTCAGGCTTAGATGAAAAAGCGGCTCGCAAAGCCCAGTCAAAGTCCTGA
- the hisD gene encoding histidinol dehydrogenase, which produces MDSSVKITRLSSSQPDFQSVLGRLLKFDAAQDDAISKTVKSIIADIRGRGDQALLEYTSRFDGVSAASVADLEISKSELQQALDSLPAEQRTALAEAAKRIREFHELQKQPSWTHTDAAGNRLGQRISAVDRAGLYVPGGKAAYPSSVLMNAIPAKVAGVAEVIMVVPTPQGTRNQLVLAAACLAGVDRVFTIGGAQAVAALAYGTQTIPCVDKIVGPGNAYVAEAKRQVFGQVGIDMIAGPSEILVICDGKTPADWVAMDLFSQAEHDEMAQSILLTQDAAYIDAVQASIDRLIADMPRKDVIRVSLENRGALIHVKDLDEACEIASSIAAEHLEISTDNPEHWAQKIRHAGAMFLGRYASESLGDYCAGPNHVLPTMRTARFSSPLGVYDFQKRTSMIEISESGAQSLGQVASTLAHGEYLTAHARAAELRLKSK; this is translated from the coding sequence ATGGATTCTTCCGTCAAGATCACCCGATTAAGTTCTTCTCAGCCTGATTTCCAGTCGGTCCTCGGCCGGCTGTTGAAGTTTGATGCTGCCCAGGATGACGCGATTTCCAAAACCGTGAAATCCATCATTGCGGACATTCGTGGCCGTGGCGATCAGGCCCTGCTGGAATACACATCCCGTTTCGATGGCGTGTCCGCGGCAAGTGTTGCAGATTTGGAAATCTCGAAATCAGAATTGCAGCAGGCGCTCGATAGCCTGCCGGCTGAGCAGCGTACAGCGCTGGCGGAAGCCGCCAAACGCATTCGTGAATTTCACGAATTACAAAAGCAGCCGTCTTGGACCCATACCGATGCCGCTGGCAACCGGCTGGGCCAGCGCATCAGCGCGGTGGATCGCGCAGGGCTCTATGTGCCTGGTGGCAAGGCGGCTTATCCGTCTTCTGTACTGATGAATGCAATCCCAGCCAAGGTTGCTGGTGTTGCAGAAGTCATCATGGTGGTGCCCACACCTCAAGGCACGCGCAATCAGCTGGTCTTGGCCGCCGCCTGTCTGGCGGGAGTCGACCGTGTCTTCACCATTGGGGGCGCCCAGGCAGTTGCAGCATTGGCCTACGGCACGCAGACCATTCCATGCGTGGACAAAATCGTTGGTCCTGGCAATGCCTATGTGGCAGAGGCCAAGCGCCAGGTCTTTGGTCAGGTGGGCATCGATATGATTGCGGGCCCATCGGAAATTCTGGTGATTTGTGATGGCAAGACACCAGCCGACTGGGTTGCGATGGATTTGTTTTCTCAGGCCGAGCACGACGAGATGGCCCAATCCATTTTGCTTACCCAAGACGCCGCCTACATCGATGCCGTGCAGGCCTCGATTGATCGCTTGATTGCAGACATGCCACGTAAAGATGTCATTCGTGTGTCGCTTGAAAATCGTGGCGCACTCATTCATGTCAAAGATTTGGACGAAGCCTGTGAGATTGCGTCGAGCATTGCCGCAGAACACTTGGAAATCTCAACTGACAATCCAGAACATTGGGCACAGAAGATTCGTCACGCAGGCGCCATGTTCTTGGGCCGCTATGCTTCTGAATCTTTGGGTGACTATTGCGCTGGGCCCAATCACGTACTGCCCACCATGCGCACGGCGCGCTTCTCGTCACCGCTGGGTGTTTACGACTTTCAAAAGCGCACCAGCATGATTGAGATTAGCGAGTCGGGTGCCCAGTCTCTCGGTCAGGTCGCGTCCACTCTGGCCCACGGCGAATACCTGACGGCCCATGCGCGTGCTGCTGAGCTTCGGCTGAAATCGAAGTAA
- the petA gene encoding ubiquinol-cytochrome c reductase iron-sulfur subunit: MSQSNQELSFPPSTDKIEPERRTWLIACGGAGAVAAAATAVPLLTSMAPSEKARSAGAPVEVDISDIPPGGVKTVEWRGKPVWVVRRTPEMLASLEKIEGQLADPKSERTALPVPEYAKNRHRSIKPEILVTVGICTHLGCSPVNKFETGNQPGLDANWQGGYFCPCHGSTFDHAGRVYANKPAPDNLEVPRHMYLSDTKIVIGKDEKGET, encoded by the coding sequence ATGTCTCAGTCCAACCAAGAACTTAGTTTCCCTCCCTCAACGGACAAGATTGAACCCGAGCGTCGCACCTGGTTGATTGCTTGTGGTGGCGCTGGCGCTGTGGCCGCAGCCGCAACTGCGGTACCCCTGCTGACCTCGATGGCCCCTTCTGAAAAGGCCCGTTCTGCTGGCGCACCGGTCGAAGTCGACATTTCGGATATCCCTCCCGGCGGCGTGAAGACCGTGGAGTGGCGCGGCAAGCCGGTTTGGGTGGTTCGCCGCACGCCCGAAATGCTCGCCAGCCTGGAAAAAATCGAAGGCCAGCTTGCTGACCCCAAATCGGAGCGTACGGCGCTTCCAGTGCCCGAATACGCCAAAAACCGTCACCGCTCGATCAAACCTGAAATTCTGGTGACCGTTGGTATCTGCACCCACTTGGGCTGCTCGCCGGTCAACAAGTTTGAAACTGGCAACCAGCCGGGGCTGGATGCCAACTGGCAGGGCGGCTACTTTTGCCCATGTCACGGCTCTACCTTTGACCACGCAGGCCGTGTGTATGCCAACAAGCCGGCACCCGATAACCTGGAAGTACCCCGCCATATGTATCTGTCGGACACCAAGATCGTGATCGGTAAAGACGAAAAAGGCGAAACCTAA
- the hisB gene encoding imidazoleglycerol-phosphate dehydratase HisB — protein sequence MRTAEVSRDTAETQIRVSINLDGTGNRSLNSGLPFLDHMLDQIARHGLIDLDVQAKGDLEIDAHHTVEDLGITLGQAFAKAIGDKRGIRRYGHSYVPLDEALSRVVVDLSGRPGLEFGVQWKRSMVGQFDLDLIHEFFQGFVNHALVTLHIDNLKGDNAHHQCETIFKAFARALRMAVEVDPRLSSDVIPSTKGSL from the coding sequence ATGAGAACTGCCGAAGTCAGCCGAGATACCGCCGAGACCCAGATTCGGGTGTCGATCAATCTAGATGGAACGGGCAATCGCAGCCTGAATTCCGGCCTGCCCTTTTTGGATCACATGCTCGATCAAATCGCGCGCCACGGCCTTATTGATTTGGATGTCCAGGCCAAGGGCGATCTTGAGATCGACGCCCACCACACCGTTGAAGACTTGGGGATCACGCTGGGCCAGGCTTTTGCCAAGGCCATTGGCGATAAGCGCGGTATTCGTCGTTACGGCCATAGCTATGTGCCGCTCGATGAGGCGCTCTCGCGCGTGGTCGTGGATTTGTCCGGCCGGCCGGGTCTGGAGTTCGGCGTTCAGTGGAAACGCAGCATGGTGGGCCAGTTCGATCTGGATCTTATTCATGAGTTTTTTCAGGGCTTTGTGAATCACGCCCTGGTCACACTCCACATTGACAACTTAAAGGGTGACAACGCCCACCACCAGTGCGAGACGATTTTCAAAGCATTTGCTCGGGCGTTGCGCATGGCCGTGGAAGTGGATCCGCGGTTATCGTCTGACGTGATTCCCTCGACCAAGGGGTCGCTCTGA
- the tatA gene encoding Sec-independent protein translocase subunit TatA, giving the protein MGSFSVWHWLIVLLIILLVFGTKKLRNLGSDLGGAVKGFKEGMKEGGTSADASATQKTEAPTIDVQAKDKTPQ; this is encoded by the coding sequence ATGGGTTCCTTCAGTGTCTGGCATTGGCTAATCGTTTTATTGATCATCTTGTTGGTGTTTGGCACCAAGAAACTGCGCAATCTGGGATCGGATCTTGGCGGCGCCGTGAAGGGCTTTAAAGAAGGTATGAAAGAGGGCGGCACGTCAGCCGATGCCTCCGCCACGCAGAAGACCGAAGCCCCGACGATTGACGTCCAGGCCAAAGATAAGACTCCTCAATAA
- the hisI gene encoding phosphoribosyl-AMP cyclohydrolase, which yields MTTDWFDQVKWDDRGLVTAVAQDAASGRVLMVAWMNRESLIETATTHRAVYFSRSRSRLWRKGEESGHVQRVKEIRLDCDADVILLMVEQVGGIACHTGRESCMYLRLDQGTDGRLVWQAVDPVLKDPATMYANPKS from the coding sequence ATGACCACAGATTGGTTCGACCAAGTGAAGTGGGACGACCGCGGTCTGGTGACCGCAGTTGCCCAAGACGCCGCGTCTGGCCGGGTGCTGATGGTGGCCTGGATGAATCGTGAATCACTCATTGAGACAGCCACGACCCATCGTGCCGTCTATTTTTCTCGCTCACGCAGCAGGCTCTGGCGCAAGGGTGAAGAGTCGGGCCATGTCCAACGCGTTAAAGAAATTCGTTTGGATTGTGACGCTGATGTGATCCTGCTGATGGTAGAGCAGGTAGGCGGCATTGCCTGCCATACCGGCCGTGAGTCGTGCATGTATCTGCGCTTAGACCAGGGCACGGATGGCCGGCTTGTCTGGCAGGCGGTCGATCCGGTGTTAAAAGACCCGGCGACCATGTATGCCAACCCAAAGTCATAA
- the tatB gene encoding Sec-independent protein translocase protein TatB has protein sequence MFDIGFSELVLIGLVALVVVGPKRLPVATRTIGTLLGRAQRYVNDVKSDIQRQVDLEELRKVQAQVQNVGEQIQSGVQSVEKEVTGVTSSITSATNDVWEGFDGDLKEPQASGTSYRGGGFISAPEPSWTEQNEQRRIRSKVRNRLRKRFHTKRPRDE, from the coding sequence ATGTTTGATATTGGCTTTTCCGAACTCGTGTTGATCGGCCTGGTGGCCTTGGTGGTGGTTGGCCCCAAACGCCTTCCCGTCGCCACACGGACGATCGGCACACTCTTGGGCCGGGCCCAGCGCTATGTCAACGATGTGAAGTCTGATATTCAGCGGCAGGTCGATTTGGAAGAGCTGCGCAAGGTCCAGGCCCAGGTTCAAAACGTGGGCGAACAAATCCAGTCCGGTGTACAAAGCGTTGAAAAAGAAGTAACCGGGGTAACGTCCAGCATCACGAGTGCGACGAACGATGTCTGGGAAGGGTTTGACGGTGATTTAAAAGAACCCCAGGCAAGTGGCACGTCTTACCGCGGCGGTGGTTTTATCAGCGCACCAGAGCCATCCTGGACAGAGCAAAATGAGCAGCGCCGTATCCGCAGCAAGGTCCGCAATCGTCTGCGCAAGCGTTTTCACACCAAACGCCCACGTGATGAATAA
- the hisC gene encoding histidinol-phosphate transaminase — MSAFWSSVVRRLTPYTPGEQPKIEGLIKLNTNENPYPPSAKAFAAAQAVPADALRLYPDPESQGLCEAIGRFWQVPTNHVFVGNGSDEVLAFVFQGLLDQPGPLVFPDITYSFYPTYCGLYGLRYELLSLESDFSLDLAKVPANAGAVIFPNPNAPTGRSLPRDVIDAFVASRPNTMVVVDEAYVDFGAQSCVPLTLKYSNLLVTQSFSKSRALAGLRVGFAIGQPTLLDALNRIKNSFNSYPLDRVAQAAAAASMDDRAWFEDNSAKVIASRERMTQGLTALGFEVIPSQANFVFARHPKHEGAALAQALRERKILVRHFAKPRIDQYLRITVGTDAQVAALLAALKDLT, encoded by the coding sequence ATGAGTGCATTCTGGAGTTCCGTGGTCCGCCGGCTGACCCCTTACACGCCGGGTGAGCAGCCCAAAATCGAAGGGCTCATCAAACTTAACACCAACGAAAACCCATACCCGCCCTCGGCCAAGGCCTTTGCGGCAGCCCAGGCCGTGCCCGCTGACGCCCTGCGGCTTTATCCCGACCCAGAATCTCAGGGCCTGTGCGAAGCAATTGGCCGGTTCTGGCAGGTGCCCACCAACCATGTATTTGTCGGCAATGGCTCAGACGAAGTCTTGGCCTTTGTGTTCCAGGGGCTGCTGGATCAGCCGGGGCCACTGGTCTTTCCTGACATCACCTATTCCTTTTACCCCACCTACTGTGGTCTTTATGGCCTACGCTACGAGTTATTGTCCCTGGAGTCAGATTTTTCGCTCGATCTCGCCAAAGTTCCAGCGAATGCCGGTGCGGTGATCTTCCCCAACCCCAATGCGCCTACTGGCCGTAGCCTGCCACGCGATGTGATCGACGCCTTTGTCGCATCACGGCCCAACACCATGGTGGTGGTCGACGAGGCCTATGTGGATTTTGGCGCGCAGTCTTGCGTGCCGCTCACACTTAAGTATTCGAATCTGCTGGTCACGCAGTCATTTTCGAAATCACGCGCACTCGCCGGATTACGTGTTGGCTTTGCAATCGGCCAGCCAACCCTGCTCGATGCACTGAATCGGATCAAAAATAGCTTTAACTCCTACCCTCTGGATCGGGTGGCACAGGCGGCGGCAGCCGCGTCGATGGATGACCGGGCCTGGTTTGAAGACAACTCGGCCAAAGTCATCGCATCACGTGAGCGTATGACACAGGGGCTAACGGCGCTTGGCTTCGAGGTGATTCCATCGCAGGCGAACTTTGTCTTTGCCAGACACCCGAAGCACGAAGGGGCAGCCTTGGCGCAGGCACTGCGTGAGCGCAAGATCTTGGTGCGGCACTTTGCAAAGCCGCGGATTGATCAGTATCTGCGGATTACGGTGGGGACCGATGCTCAGGTGGCGGCGCTTCTGGCAGCGCTGAAAGACTTAACTTAG
- a CDS encoding histidine triad nucleotide-binding protein: MSFDSNCIFCKIAQGQIPADKVYEDDELLAFRDIHPKAPLHLLIISKTHIESLQQADSSHQALLGKMLVLAPRLAAENGSPDGFKTVINTGRVGGQEVYHLHVHVLGGPNPVGMRL; encoded by the coding sequence ATGTCGTTCGACTCGAACTGTATTTTTTGCAAGATCGCCCAGGGTCAGATCCCAGCCGACAAAGTCTATGAAGACGACGAGCTGCTCGCCTTTCGTGACATTCATCCCAAGGCCCCTCTGCATCTGCTCATCATTTCCAAAACCCACATTGAATCGCTGCAGCAGGCCGATAGTTCGCACCAAGCCCTCTTGGGGAAAATGCTAGTGCTTGCTCCGCGACTTGCCGCGGAAAATGGGTCTCCCGATGGCTTTAAGACCGTGATTAATACCGGTCGAGTGGGCGGACAGGAGGTGTATCATCTTCACGTCCATGTTCTCGGCGGGCCGAACCCCGTTGGGATGAGGCTTTAA
- the hisF gene encoding imidazole glycerol phosphate synthase subunit HisF, producing MLAKRIIPCLDVNAGRVVKGVNFVDLRDAGDPVEIARQYDQQGADEVTFLDITASSDARDLILPVIEAVADQVFIPLTVGGGVRTVEDVRRLLNAGADKISINTAAIQNPNLVRDCSDKFGAQCIVVAIDAKRVGDHWEVFTHGGRNPTGLNAVDWARRVAELGAGEILLTSMDRDGTGQGFDLELTRAVSQAVNIPVIASGGVGSLDDLVDGVTKGAADAVLAASIFHFGQHTIGEAKRYMASKGVCVRGLPEQSA from the coding sequence TTGCTGGCCAAGCGCATCATTCCCTGCCTTGACGTCAACGCTGGTCGTGTGGTCAAGGGCGTGAACTTTGTCGATCTGCGAGACGCAGGCGACCCGGTGGAAATTGCCCGCCAGTACGATCAGCAGGGTGCAGACGAAGTCACGTTTTTGGATATCACAGCCTCTAGCGATGCACGTGATTTGATTCTGCCGGTGATTGAAGCGGTGGCCGATCAGGTCTTTATTCCGCTTACGGTGGGTGGTGGTGTACGTACGGTCGAAGATGTGCGCCGACTGCTGAACGCCGGGGCGGACAAGATCAGCATCAACACCGCAGCGATTCAAAACCCAAATCTTGTGCGTGATTGCTCCGATAAATTTGGTGCTCAGTGCATTGTGGTGGCCATTGATGCCAAGCGTGTTGGCGATCACTGGGAAGTCTTTACCCATGGGGGCCGCAATCCTACGGGCTTAAACGCAGTGGACTGGGCCCGCCGTGTTGCCGAACTTGGCGCTGGGGAAATTCTGCTCACCAGCATGGACCGTGATGGCACAGGCCAGGGCTTTGATTTAGAGCTCACTCGGGCGGTTTCTCAGGCCGTCAACATTCCGGTCATTGCCAGTGGCGGCGTGGGCAGTCTTGATGACTTGGTCGATGGCGTGACCAAGGGGGCCGCTGATGCAGTGCTTGCCGCGTCGATTTTTCACTTTGGCCAGCACACGATCGGTGAGGCTAAGCGGTATATGGCCAGCAAGGGTGTCTGCGTGCGTGGCCTGCCTGAGCAAAGCGCGTGA
- the tatC gene encoding twin-arginine translocase subunit TatC, whose protein sequence is MTQSTNDPQNELKEEGFVTHLVELRDRLMRAAGAVIACFLALVYWAPDIYSALANPLIQALPAGTSMIATDVTAPFFVPMKVTMMVAFVIALPYVLYQAWAFIAPGLYEHEKKLAAPIIISSFVLFLLGMAFAYFFVFPAVFKFVAAYTPAGVQMATDIDKYLSFVMTLFLVFGLSFETPVVEMVLVRLGMVTLAKLKAFRSYFIVIAFIIAAIVTPPDVISQFMLAVPMILLYELGMVMSKWITPREKLAEAEAQAQAEAAEAAEAARSNKG, encoded by the coding sequence ATGACGCAATCCACAAACGATCCCCAAAATGAGCTCAAGGAAGAGGGCTTTGTCACGCACCTGGTAGAGCTGCGGGATCGGCTAATGCGCGCAGCAGGCGCGGTGATCGCTTGCTTTTTGGCGCTGGTGTATTGGGCCCCAGACATTTACTCGGCGCTTGCCAACCCACTGATTCAAGCATTGCCGGCGGGCACATCCATGATCGCGACCGATGTGACAGCCCCGTTTTTTGTGCCGATGAAAGTCACCATGATGGTGGCCTTTGTCATCGCCCTGCCTTATGTGCTGTATCAGGCCTGGGCCTTTATTGCGCCGGGGCTCTATGAGCACGAAAAGAAATTAGCGGCCCCCATCATTATCAGCAGCTTCGTATTGTTTTTGTTGGGCATGGCCTTTGCCTACTTCTTTGTGTTTCCGGCGGTCTTTAAATTCGTTGCGGCCTACACGCCCGCTGGTGTGCAGATGGCCACCGATATCGACAAATACCTGAGCTTTGTCATGACCTTATTTCTGGTGTTTGGCCTGTCGTTTGAAACACCTGTGGTCGAGATGGTGTTGGTGCGATTGGGAATGGTCACGCTGGCCAAACTTAAAGCATTCCGCTCTTATTTCATTGTGATTGCCTTCATTATTGCGGCCATCGTGACGCCCCCTGACGTCATCAGCCAGTTCATGTTGGCCGTGCCGATGATCCTGCTTTACGAGCTTGGCATGGTGATGTCGAAGTGGATTACACCCCGCGAAAAACTCGCCGAGGCAGAGGCCCAAGCGCAGGCCGAAGCCGCAGAAGCTGCTGAGGCAGCGCGATCAAATAAAGGCTAA
- the hisA gene encoding 1-(5-phosphoribosyl)-5-[(5-phosphoribosylamino)methylideneamino]imidazole-4-carboxamide isomerase: MLLIPAIDLKDGQCVRLKQGDLQDATVFSDKPGDMAAHWKKLGARRLHVVDLNGAIAGRVKNEAAIKAIIKSAGDDMPVQIGGGIRDLDTIERMLDDGASYVVIGTAAVKNPGLLQDACVAFPGHIIVSIDAKDGKVATDGWSKLSGHEVIDLAQKFEDYGVESILYTDIGRDGMLTGVNLEATLKLAQSISIPVIASGGIASMKDIDALCGVESEGVTAAILGRSLYEGHIDFQKAQKRADELSAKAK; encoded by the coding sequence ATGCTGTTGATTCCCGCGATTGATCTTAAAGATGGCCAGTGTGTTCGCTTAAAGCAGGGTGACCTGCAAGACGCGACCGTGTTTTCTGATAAACCAGGTGACATGGCCGCCCATTGGAAAAAACTCGGGGCCCGCCGTCTGCATGTGGTCGACCTAAATGGCGCGATCGCAGGCCGTGTGAAAAACGAAGCGGCGATTAAAGCCATCATCAAATCCGCTGGTGACGATATGCCGGTTCAAATTGGCGGCGGCATTCGCGACTTAGACACGATTGAGCGCATGCTGGATGACGGCGCAAGTTATGTGGTGATTGGTACAGCGGCTGTGAAAAACCCTGGCCTACTGCAAGACGCCTGTGTGGCCTTCCCTGGTCACATCATCGTGTCGATCGATGCCAAAGATGGAAAGGTGGCAACCGATGGCTGGAGCAAACTCTCGGGTCACGAAGTGATTGATCTGGCCCAAAAGTTTGAAGACTATGGCGTTGAATCAATTCTTTACACCGACATTGGCCGCGACGGCATGCTCACCGGCGTGAATCTGGAAGCCACCTTAAAGCTGGCTCAGAGCATCTCCATTCCTGTGATTGCCAGCGGTGGCATTGCCAGCATGAAAGACATTGATGCCCTGTGTGGTGTTGAATCCGAGGGTGTCACGGCTGCGATTCTTGGCCGTTCGCTGTACGAAGGTCATATCGATTTTCAAAAGGCGCAAAAGCGCGCTGATGAGCTGTCTGCGAAAGCCAAATAA